Proteins encoded in a region of the Elizabethkingia bruuniana genome:
- a CDS encoding DUF445 domain-containing protein encodes MTESQKRKQLFKYKALATGLFLLMACIFITTTVLQKQYTSHWIGYIHAFSEAAMVGALADWFAVTALFHYPMGIKIPHTNLIENSKQKIGDNLGNFVVENFASAENIRPYIEKIKVTGFLSEWLLKEKNQEVLVKEIAVLLKNAISQFQDPDIISFIAGKIKEAGENLKINHILSNGIFYLLEKGEQQAIITFLSSKIKNYILENDKLIRDKVHQNSYSLVPKFVDNKIANKITTGLASFFEDIENNPDHKVRNEISDSIYQFANEIKTSDRWENELSKIKASILNEDKLNDYATDIWHSLKKTLMSELDNDHSALKQYAQKNIRQFAEDLNKNESQQNKIDQWIRFNAYRLILKNTGKVSELISTTVGNWEGKELSRKLELEVGKDLQFIRINGTIVGGLVGLIIYTLAAFI; translated from the coding sequence ATGACAGAATCACAAAAAAGAAAACAACTCTTTAAGTACAAAGCTCTGGCTACCGGATTATTTCTTCTGATGGCCTGTATCTTTATAACAACAACTGTATTACAAAAACAATATACCTCTCACTGGATTGGCTATATACATGCGTTTTCCGAAGCTGCCATGGTGGGTGCTCTTGCAGACTGGTTTGCTGTTACTGCATTATTTCATTATCCTATGGGTATAAAAATACCTCATACCAATCTGATTGAGAACAGCAAACAGAAAATTGGAGATAACTTGGGGAATTTTGTAGTCGAAAATTTTGCTTCAGCAGAAAATATCCGTCCATATATAGAAAAAATAAAGGTAACCGGTTTTCTAAGTGAATGGCTTTTAAAAGAAAAGAATCAGGAAGTACTGGTTAAAGAAATTGCTGTTTTACTTAAAAATGCCATCTCCCAGTTTCAGGATCCGGATATCATCAGCTTTATTGCCGGAAAAATAAAAGAGGCTGGAGAAAATTTAAAAATCAACCATATCCTTTCTAATGGTATTTTCTATCTTCTGGAGAAAGGTGAGCAACAGGCAATTATAACCTTTCTGTCCTCAAAAATCAAGAATTATATCCTTGAAAATGATAAATTGATACGCGACAAAGTGCACCAGAACAGTTATTCGCTGGTTCCAAAATTTGTTGATAATAAGATAGCAAACAAGATCACGACAGGACTGGCCAGCTTTTTTGAAGATATAGAAAACAACCCTGATCATAAGGTAAGAAATGAAATCTCAGACAGTATTTATCAATTTGCAAACGAAATAAAAACTTCTGATCGATGGGAAAACGAGCTGAGCAAAATAAAAGCATCCATTCTGAATGAGGATAAACTAAATGATTACGCTACAGATATATGGCATTCTCTGAAGAAAACACTGATGTCCGAGCTGGACAATGATCATTCGGCGCTAAAACAATATGCACAAAAAAACATACGCCAGTTTGCAGAGGATCTGAACAAAAATGAATCCCAGCAAAACAAAATTGATCAGTGGATCCGTTTTAACGCCTACAGACTCATTCTAAAAAACACAGGAAAGGTATCTGAACTTATCAGTACTACTGTTGGCAACTGGGAAGGCAAGGAACTTAGCCGAAAGTTAGAATTAGAAGTGGGCAAAGACCTCCAATTTATTAGAATCAACGGAACCATAGTCGGCGGATTAGTTGGGCTAATTATATATACCCTGGCTGCTTTCATTTAG
- the msrB gene encoding peptide-methionine (R)-S-oxide reductase MsrB, protein MNTETSKNNPYYSRTDKTKLNVSNEEWKKILSPDLYAVAREAATERPFTGKYNETDELGEYYCAVCGNHLFRSSSKFASSCGWPSFFQSEKDAVKYKRDSTHGMERIEVVCGRCDSHLGHVFNDGPEPTGVRYCMNSVSLDFVPDSESQR, encoded by the coding sequence ATGAATACAGAAACATCAAAAAACAATCCATACTATTCCAGAACAGATAAAACGAAACTAAATGTTTCCAATGAGGAATGGAAAAAGATATTGTCTCCGGATCTTTATGCGGTTGCCAGAGAAGCTGCTACAGAGCGTCCTTTTACCGGAAAATATAACGAAACGGATGAGTTAGGAGAGTATTATTGTGCCGTATGCGGAAATCATCTTTTTCGTTCATCTTCAAAATTTGCAAGCAGTTGCGGATGGCCTAGCTTCTTTCAATCTGAAAAAGATGCAGTAAAGTATAAAAGAGACTCTACTCACGGAATGGAAAGAATAGAAGTAGTTTGTGGCAGATGTGACTCTCATTTAGGTCATGTTTTTAACGATGGACCGGAGCCTACCGGGGTACGCTATTGTATGAATTCTGTTAGTCTGGATTTTGTTCCGGATAGTGAAT
- a CDS encoding SusC/RagA family TonB-linked outer membrane protein: protein MKKRSIMMVLLASSIGLYAQEGKAKDSTKTANIQEVVITSLGIKRQARSLTYSSQQIGGDDLTEVKTPNLLNSINGKVSNVQINRASGGAGGSVRVIMRGDKSTRNSSPLLVIDGIPVTNSIGGGPGAPTADAYNGGTDSGDIFSTINPEDIQSINFLKGASAAALYGSQGSNGAILVTTKKGVAGRSNISFSSSLTFDKAYSLPKLQHNYLQTTPYDPSTGSAGSTGSWGKEGSSKDYVKDFLRTGTTWTNSITFSAGTQKSTNFFSLANTTNKGIVPNSKFDQYNINFRNSSKFFDDKLTLDANLMGSIQKVENRIAPGLYFNPLFQLYTLPRGVDFDQYKDYEYLDRTRYIQDQNWFDKTGSTRQYSQNPYWILNRNKVTSNNKNLYTSVALSYAINDWLTAKLRGNYTYFNSETSRNLYANTAKLLANPNGKLYYDQLETTALYGDFLLIGSPHISDNISFDFTVGTSVNDKKDKITAIQNNNLKNANYFELNNLNWTPTDTYRIYYPHGKTTSVFASTTFGYKKLAYIDLTFRNDWSSTLFGSSQNAFDYESIGGNLIMSDILQMPKAITFWKLRASYATVGNALEPTFANPQPTFNNGVFGNSANLPDLQRYPELTPKPELNRTFEVGTEFRMFNNRLNFDFTYYNSNVSNQYLTKVEAAPGLSKQSGTLIDMNAGKIQNTGFESSLSYDIFKTSSFNWTATLNASANKNKIKELLPSNFYDASKSLFTLAGGNYNKLKVGGSFGDLYGKGFMRNADGKIVVNKDGVPLTNTDNNIYLGNPNPKFIIGLNNSFTYKNINLSFLIDGKFGGHVLSLAEAAYDYAGVSQRSADARKNGGVSIPNAVYEDGTAYTGKTDAKKYYEGIGGQDAPNIDEAYIYKATAIRLRQISLSYTFKMNSKYMQDATVSFIGSNLFFFYKKAPFDPEQVSGVNPGGVGVDVYGMPITRSLGLSVKLNF from the coding sequence ATGAAAAAACGATCCATTATGATGGTTCTTTTAGCATCCTCTATTGGCCTATACGCCCAGGAAGGAAAAGCTAAAGATTCTACAAAAACAGCCAATATCCAAGAGGTAGTAATCACCTCTCTGGGTATTAAAAGACAAGCCAGATCACTGACATATTCCTCACAGCAAATTGGAGGAGATGACCTTACAGAAGTCAAAACTCCAAACTTACTGAACTCCATCAACGGAAAAGTATCCAATGTACAAATTAACAGAGCATCCGGAGGTGCTGGTGGATCTGTAAGAGTAATTATGAGAGGGGACAAGTCTACTAGAAACAGCTCCCCTCTATTGGTAATTGATGGTATACCGGTAACCAACTCTATCGGAGGTGGTCCCGGGGCTCCAACAGCAGATGCCTATAACGGAGGAACAGATTCAGGAGATATTTTCAGTACCATCAACCCTGAAGACATCCAGAGTATTAACTTTTTAAAGGGAGCTTCAGCTGCGGCACTATATGGCTCCCAGGGTAGTAATGGTGCCATTCTGGTTACCACTAAAAAAGGAGTTGCAGGACGAAGCAATATTTCATTCTCTTCCAGCCTTACTTTTGACAAAGCCTATAGCCTTCCAAAACTGCAACATAATTATCTACAAACTACACCTTATGATCCAAGTACAGGTTCTGCTGGCTCTACAGGAAGCTGGGGAAAAGAAGGTTCCTCTAAAGACTATGTAAAAGATTTTCTTCGCACTGGGACAACATGGACCAACAGTATTACATTCTCAGCAGGTACTCAAAAGTCTACAAACTTCTTCTCTCTTGCTAACACAACCAACAAAGGAATTGTTCCTAATTCCAAGTTTGACCAATACAACATTAACTTTAGAAATTCAAGTAAATTCTTTGATGATAAGTTAACTTTAGATGCCAACTTAATGGGATCTATTCAAAAGGTAGAAAACAGAATTGCTCCGGGACTTTATTTTAACCCTCTTTTCCAACTTTATACATTACCAAGAGGAGTAGACTTCGACCAATATAAAGATTATGAATATTTGGACAGAACCCGATATATACAGGATCAAAACTGGTTTGACAAAACCGGGAGCACCAGACAATATTCTCAAAACCCGTATTGGATTCTTAACAGAAACAAAGTTACCTCCAATAACAAAAACTTATATACATCTGTTGCTTTAAGCTATGCCATTAACGACTGGTTAACAGCAAAACTAAGAGGTAATTATACTTACTTCAATTCTGAAACCAGTAGGAATCTGTATGCCAATACAGCAAAACTTCTGGCAAATCCAAACGGAAAACTCTATTACGACCAGCTTGAAACTACAGCATTGTACGGAGACTTCTTGTTAATTGGTAGCCCACATATTTCTGATAACATAAGTTTTGATTTTACCGTTGGTACAAGTGTTAATGACAAGAAAGATAAGATCACTGCTATTCAAAATAATAATTTAAAGAATGCCAATTATTTTGAATTAAACAACCTTAACTGGACACCAACAGACACTTACAGAATTTATTATCCGCATGGAAAAACCACTTCTGTATTTGCCAGTACAACTTTTGGTTATAAGAAACTGGCATATATAGATTTAACTTTCCGTAATGACTGGTCTTCTACATTATTTGGAAGTTCCCAAAACGCATTTGATTATGAATCTATTGGTGGAAACCTTATCATGAGCGACATTCTCCAGATGCCAAAAGCTATTACTTTCTGGAAATTAAGAGCTTCTTATGCAACTGTTGGTAACGCCCTGGAACCTACATTTGCAAATCCACAGCCTACATTTAACAACGGTGTATTTGGGAATAGTGCAAACCTTCCTGACTTGCAACGCTATCCGGAACTAACTCCAAAGCCGGAATTAAACAGAACTTTTGAAGTTGGTACAGAATTCAGAATGTTCAACAATCGATTAAATTTTGATTTTACGTATTATAACTCAAATGTATCTAACCAGTATTTAACAAAAGTAGAAGCAGCTCCGGGACTTAGTAAGCAATCTGGAACATTGATAGATATGAATGCCGGAAAAATTCAGAATACTGGATTTGAATCTTCTTTATCCTATGATATTTTCAAAACTTCTTCATTCAACTGGACAGCTACATTAAATGCTTCGGCGAATAAGAACAAAATAAAGGAATTACTTCCTTCCAACTTCTATGATGCAAGTAAGTCACTATTCACATTAGCCGGAGGTAATTACAACAAACTAAAAGTTGGGGGCTCTTTCGGAGATTTATATGGCAAAGGATTTATGCGCAATGCTGATGGTAAAATTGTGGTAAACAAAGATGGTGTTCCATTAACTAATACCGACAACAACATCTACCTTGGCAATCCAAACCCTAAGTTTATCATTGGGCTTAATAATTCCTTTACTTACAAGAATATCAACCTAAGCTTCCTGATTGATGGTAAATTTGGCGGACATGTTTTAAGTCTTGCAGAAGCCGCTTATGATTATGCAGGAGTAAGTCAAAGATCTGCTGATGCCAGAAAAAATGGTGGTGTAAGTATTCCGAATGCCGTATATGAAGATGGTACAGCATATACAGGAAAAACAGATGCTAAAAAATATTACGAAGGAATTGGTGGACAAGACGCACCTAATATAGATGAAGCTTATATCTATAAAGCTACTGCGATAAGATTGAGACAAATTTCTTTATCCTATACTTTCAAAATGAACTCTAAGTATATGCAGGATGCAACTGTCAGCTTTATTGGTTCAAACTTATTCTTCTTCTACAAAAAAGCACCATTTGATCCGGAACAAGTTTCAGGAGTTAATCCCGGAGGTGTTGGTGTAGACGTATATGGAATGCCAATCACACGTTCTTTAGGACTTTCTGTAAAACTAAATTTTTAA